A region from the Microcella frigidaquae genome encodes:
- a CDS encoding DUF3180 family protein has protein sequence MTRTRPLTLIAAALLGVAAAFALDTVLAMRGLAVVVPPISLAVALVLIGAVLVALAWPVRRAATGERRIDPFYALRVVVLAQASALAGALLAGASAGILLYLVTRTVVPLGSSLAAGGTVVAAVLLLIAALVAEHWCALPPDDPTEEAAP, from the coding sequence GTGACCCGCACCCGCCCGCTCACGCTCATCGCCGCGGCGCTGCTCGGCGTCGCCGCGGCCTTCGCCCTCGACACGGTGCTGGCGATGCGCGGGCTCGCGGTCGTCGTTCCGCCGATCTCGCTCGCCGTCGCGCTCGTGCTGATCGGCGCCGTGCTTGTCGCCCTCGCCTGGCCGGTGCGCCGGGCGGCGACGGGCGAGCGGCGCATCGACCCGTTCTACGCCCTGCGCGTGGTCGTGCTCGCCCAGGCCAGCGCACTCGCCGGGGCGCTGCTCGCCGGGGCGTCGGCGGGCATCCTGCTGTACCTCGTGACGCGCACGGTCGTGCCGTTAGGCTCGAGCCTGGCTGCAGGGGGAACCGTGGTGGCCGCGGTGCTGCTGCTGATCGCCGCGCTCGTCGCCGAGCACTGGTGCGCCCTGCCGCCCGACGACCCGACCGAGGAGGCCGCCCCGTGA
- a CDS encoding PH domain-containing protein codes for MPVDMLGTLIFGAIATVAGFIPFWFGWQEGWFIGAGLGAIFLVILALTPRRVRAIGYLLREDDLLFRRGIMFQRFVAVPYGRMQLVDISRGPIARAFGLAELKFVTAAASSGVLIPGLPLAEAERLRDHLVAVAETRRAGL; via the coding sequence ATCCCGGTCGACATGCTCGGAACCTTGATCTTCGGCGCGATCGCGACGGTCGCCGGCTTCATCCCGTTCTGGTTCGGCTGGCAGGAGGGCTGGTTCATCGGCGCCGGCCTCGGCGCGATCTTCCTCGTCATCCTCGCCCTGACCCCGCGCCGGGTGCGGGCCATCGGCTACCTGCTGCGCGAGGACGACCTGCTGTTCCGCCGCGGCATCATGTTCCAGCGCTTCGTGGCCGTGCCGTACGGCCGCATGCAGCTGGTCGACATCAGCCGCGGGCCGATCGCCCGCGCGTTCGGCCTCGCCGAGCTCAAGTTCGTGACGGCGGCCGCCTCGAGCGGCGTGCTCATCCCGGGTCTGCCGCTGGCCGAGGCCGAGCGCCTGCGCGACCACCTCGTCGCGGTCGCCGAGACCCGTCGGGCGGGTCTGTGA
- a CDS encoding PH domain-containing protein codes for MSDPQSTPEPVAQPAGEPAAPSTAPPTAPPTAPPAARTDFADGEWHRLHPATPLFRGGLAVLAILGVLIVNLRDRVLALFFGADDDSVPGGDLESDAIDFIVRENLVLVALAAGVGVLLLVVLGFWLSWRVHMFRITDEVVEVRSGILFRTNRKARLDRIQGINIARPFVPRLFGAAKLEITVAGNDASVPLAYLRGTDADALRRDILLLASGAQRPTAPAEGAGGDGFAGGVSGMLEQRAAELLAPELDVEVAAPESVVRMNPGRLIGSTLLSDTMIVLVAILVTIVVTSVTTGELALLFAMFPGLIGLGGFLVTRITRSLRYSIAATPDGVRVGFGLLSTTNETLPPGRIHSVKVSQPLLWRPAGWWQIAVNRASRSSQNGAAGQQQTTILPVGNLDDVRAVLRLLLPDVATDEAMPVLEQGILGRDAEGGWTVSPPRARALRWFSRRRNGFLLSPTAVLLRRGAIWRSLTVVPLSRTQSVAVVQGPLLRALRLGEVHVHTVFGPIVPQLGALDRTDALRLFDDVAAASVSAARTDTSHRWRQA; via the coding sequence GTGAGCGACCCGCAGTCGACGCCCGAGCCCGTCGCGCAGCCGGCCGGGGAGCCCGCCGCGCCGTCCACCGCACCGCCCACCGCACCGCCCACCGCACCGCCTGCAGCGCGCACCGACTTCGCCGACGGCGAGTGGCACCGGCTGCACCCGGCGACCCCGCTGTTCCGCGGCGGTCTCGCCGTGCTCGCGATCCTCGGCGTGCTGATCGTCAACCTCCGCGACCGCGTACTCGCGCTCTTCTTCGGAGCCGACGACGACTCCGTGCCGGGCGGCGATCTCGAATCCGACGCGATCGACTTCATCGTGCGCGAGAACCTCGTGCTCGTGGCCCTCGCCGCCGGGGTCGGCGTGCTGCTGCTCGTGGTCCTCGGCTTCTGGCTGTCCTGGCGCGTGCACATGTTCCGCATCACCGACGAGGTCGTCGAGGTGCGCTCCGGCATCCTCTTCCGCACCAACCGCAAGGCGCGCCTCGACCGCATCCAGGGCATCAACATCGCCCGGCCGTTCGTGCCGCGCCTGTTCGGGGCCGCCAAGCTCGAGATCACCGTCGCCGGCAACGACGCGAGCGTGCCGCTGGCCTACCTGCGCGGCACGGATGCCGATGCCCTGCGTCGCGACATCCTCCTGCTCGCATCCGGAGCCCAGCGCCCGACCGCGCCCGCGGAGGGCGCGGGCGGCGACGGCTTCGCGGGCGGCGTGAGCGGGATGCTCGAGCAGCGTGCCGCGGAGCTTCTCGCCCCCGAGCTCGACGTCGAGGTCGCGGCCCCCGAGTCGGTCGTGCGGATGAACCCCGGGCGGCTCATCGGCTCGACCCTGCTCAGCGACACCATGATCGTGCTCGTGGCGATCCTCGTCACGATCGTCGTCACGAGCGTGACCACCGGCGAGCTCGCCCTGCTGTTCGCGATGTTCCCCGGCCTCATCGGCCTCGGCGGCTTCCTCGTCACGCGCATCACGCGCTCGCTGCGCTACTCGATCGCGGCGACGCCCGACGGCGTGCGTGTCGGGTTCGGGCTGCTCTCGACGACGAACGAGACGCTGCCGCCCGGGCGCATCCACTCGGTGAAGGTCAGTCAGCCGCTGCTGTGGCGGCCCGCGGGCTGGTGGCAGATCGCCGTCAACCGCGCGTCGCGCTCGTCGCAGAACGGTGCCGCGGGGCAGCAGCAGACGACGATCCTGCCGGTCGGCAACCTCGACGACGTGCGGGCCGTGCTGCGCCTGCTGCTGCCCGACGTGGCGACCGACGAGGCGATGCCGGTGCTCGAGCAGGGCATCCTGGGCCGCGATGCCGAGGGCGGCTGGACGGTCTCGCCGCCGCGGGCCCGCGCGCTGCGCTGGTTCTCGCGCCGCCGCAACGGCTTCCTGCTCAGCCCGACGGCCGTGCTCCTGCGCCGCGGCGCGATCTGGCGCTCGCTGACGGTGGTGCCGCTCAGTCGAACCCAGTCGGTCGCGGTCGTGCAGGGCCCCCTGCTGCGCGCGCTGCGCCTCGGCGAGGTGCACGTGCACACGGTGTTCGGCCCGATCGTCCCGCAGCTCGGAGCCCTCGACCGCACTGATGCTCTGCGGCTGTTCGACGACGTTGCCGCCGCCTCCGTGAGCGCGGCCCGCACCGACACGAGCCACCGGTGGCGACAGGCGTGA